The proteins below come from a single Arthrobacter sp. B1I2 genomic window:
- the ccsB gene encoding c-type cytochrome biogenesis protein CcsB, whose protein sequence is MPFGINETMGQYSELFMLLAAGTYTVAFIAFAWDLAKSSKALRAVDLKAAQAGASAKVPVAAGVASVSAETRLDGPAGRAERPSSSAAKAAGAGSNGVVTADGDMKYAAERRVPARVAVALTTLAVVIHGAGVVTRALGAGRVPWGNMYEFLTTGAFLVAAVFLLSLIRRDLRFLGTFVVGLVIIMLVAASVAFWTPVGHLVPALQSYWLVIHVSIAVLSSALFTLTFAMSALQLVQSHRQKTVAAGGADKLGFMRLVPSALSLENLSYRINAIAFIGWTFTLMFGAIWAEKAWGRFWGWDTKEVWTFVIWVVYAGYLHARATRGWTGTRAAWLSIVGYLCVIFNFTIVNQFFNGLHSYSGL, encoded by the coding sequence ATGCCATTTGGAATCAATGAAACCATGGGCCAGTACAGCGAACTCTTCATGCTGCTGGCGGCGGGTACCTACACCGTGGCCTTCATCGCCTTCGCCTGGGACCTGGCCAAGAGCAGCAAGGCGCTGCGCGCAGTGGACCTCAAGGCCGCACAGGCCGGGGCTTCCGCCAAGGTCCCCGTTGCCGCCGGGGTTGCCTCCGTTTCTGCCGAGACCCGCCTGGACGGGCCGGCCGGCCGGGCCGAGCGCCCGTCGTCGTCCGCTGCCAAGGCTGCCGGTGCAGGCTCCAACGGAGTGGTGACGGCCGACGGCGACATGAAGTACGCCGCGGAGCGCCGGGTTCCGGCGCGGGTGGCCGTAGCGCTGACCACCCTGGCCGTCGTCATCCATGGCGCGGGCGTGGTCACCAGGGCTTTGGGCGCAGGCCGGGTGCCGTGGGGCAACATGTACGAATTCCTCACCACCGGCGCGTTCCTGGTGGCGGCCGTATTCCTGCTCTCGCTGATCCGGCGCGACCTCCGCTTCCTGGGTACCTTTGTAGTGGGCCTGGTGATCATCATGCTGGTGGCCGCATCGGTGGCGTTCTGGACGCCCGTGGGGCACCTGGTTCCCGCCCTCCAGAGCTACTGGCTGGTCATCCACGTTTCCATCGCGGTGCTGTCCTCGGCCCTGTTCACCCTGACCTTCGCGATGTCCGCCCTGCAGCTGGTGCAGTCCCACCGGCAGAAGACCGTGGCTGCCGGCGGCGCCGACAAGCTCGGTTTCATGCGCCTGGTGCCGTCCGCGCTGAGCCTTGAGAACCTGTCCTACCGCATCAACGCAATCGCCTTCATCGGCTGGACCTTCACCCTGATGTTCGGTGCCATCTGGGCCGAAAAGGCCTGGGGCCGGTTCTGGGGCTGGGACACCAAAGAGGTGTGGACTTTTGTTATCTGGGTTGTCTACGCCGGATACCTGCACGCACGCGCCACCCGGGGCTGGACCGGAACACGCGCTGCCTGGTTGTCGATCGTGGGCTACCTCTGCGTGATCTTCAACTTCACCATCGTGAACCAGTTCTTCAACGGACTGCACTCCTACTCCGGCCTCTAA
- a CDS encoding Hsp70 family protein — MSYALAVDVGTSFTAAAVVRFHQGASAVPECLPLGTRGASVPSVVYYPAEGAVLVGEAAERRGLDSPERVVREFKRRIGDDVPIIVGTLALQPEDVFATMARWVADRAAEREGEPASAVFLTHPAAWGNHRLSVIRAALSAHGLENVTLLPEPEAAALHYASQVRVEEGSTIAVYDLGGGTFDTAVLRKSGSSRFELMGRPEGIEDLGGADFDAAVFRYVAGHTGNALEELDSTDPAVHGALTRLRRECVEAKEALSADSEASIPVLLPGVQQQVRLVRSEFEALIEEPVRETVEALEHSLAQLHLEPADLSAVLLIGGSSRIPLVAQIVSEELDRPIAVDADPKSSICLGAAVAAVLAHTAAAVAQTEAAETGAYAEEVPAAVVPSEVPPAPSATGRPSWSRKSTTPAGAPAGPGAVRGARHGAGGAHAPKPGVRVTAVAAAAALLTVLTATAAQSPDGFGNLTAMFVPQAGASTTGGSTGTDAAGAGEAATAAGAPQPLAGIEASTRKPLAPEPGLEGFAPPGSGQDSGSEGTAGSSSIVDGPSGAGGAPAPDSLAGPGGTTAVVPEPATVDPTAPSDTPSAGSTGDPTQGQSTASPTQNAGTTTPTDSATASPTYPAATDPPTQVTTSPSGPTGSPSPTSDPDPSVPDPSMTPTGLATEATGSTVAQATPLESATTSSGVAVATSPTTSPAA; from the coding sequence ATGAGCTATGCTCTCGCCGTTGACGTCGGAACCAGTTTTACGGCAGCTGCAGTTGTTCGTTTTCACCAGGGCGCTTCCGCTGTGCCCGAGTGCCTGCCCCTCGGCACGCGTGGAGCGTCCGTGCCCTCCGTGGTGTACTACCCGGCGGAAGGCGCCGTCCTGGTTGGCGAGGCTGCCGAACGGCGCGGGCTGGACTCGCCCGAACGCGTGGTACGGGAATTCAAGCGCCGGATCGGGGACGACGTACCAATCATCGTGGGCACCCTTGCGCTGCAGCCGGAGGACGTCTTCGCCACCATGGCCAGGTGGGTGGCGGACCGGGCTGCCGAACGTGAGGGGGAACCGGCGTCGGCCGTTTTCCTGACCCACCCCGCCGCCTGGGGCAACCACCGGCTGTCCGTGATCCGCGCTGCCCTCAGCGCGCACGGCCTGGAGAACGTCACGCTCCTTCCCGAACCCGAGGCGGCAGCCCTGCACTACGCATCCCAGGTGCGCGTGGAGGAAGGCAGCACCATCGCCGTGTACGACCTCGGTGGCGGCACCTTCGACACCGCCGTCCTAAGGAAGTCCGGCAGCAGCCGCTTTGAGCTTATGGGGCGCCCGGAGGGCATCGAAGACCTGGGCGGTGCCGACTTTGACGCCGCCGTCTTCCGCTACGTCGCCGGGCACACCGGGAATGCCCTGGAAGAGCTGGACAGCACCGATCCGGCGGTTCATGGCGCCCTGACACGGCTCCGGCGTGAATGCGTCGAAGCCAAGGAGGCCCTGTCTGCGGACAGCGAGGCCAGCATTCCGGTGCTCCTGCCCGGCGTCCAGCAGCAGGTCCGCCTGGTCCGTTCAGAGTTCGAGGCGCTGATCGAAGAGCCCGTGCGGGAAACAGTGGAGGCGCTGGAGCACTCCCTGGCCCAGCTGCACCTGGAGCCGGCAGACCTGTCCGCGGTGCTTCTGATCGGAGGCTCGTCCCGGATCCCCCTGGTGGCGCAGATCGTGTCCGAGGAACTGGACCGGCCCATCGCAGTGGACGCCGACCCCAAATCCTCCATCTGCCTCGGGGCAGCGGTGGCGGCCGTCCTCGCCCACACGGCTGCAGCGGTGGCACAAACTGAAGCGGCAGAAACTGGAGCGTACGCCGAAGAGGTGCCCGCCGCCGTCGTACCCTCTGAAGTGCCGCCCGCCCCAAGCGCCACGGGCAGGCCCAGCTGGTCACGCAAATCCACGACGCCGGCAGGTGCTCCTGCAGGGCCGGGCGCCGTCCGCGGTGCACGGCACGGGGCGGGAGGCGCGCATGCGCCGAAGCCTGGCGTCCGCGTGACCGCTGTAGCCGCAGCTGCCGCCCTCCTGACGGTCCTCACCGCTACTGCCGCGCAGAGTCCGGACGGCTTCGGAAACCTGACCGCCATGTTCGTGCCGCAGGCCGGTGCCAGCACCACGGGCGGTTCCACCGGTACGGATGCCGCCGGCGCCGGGGAAGCAGCCACCGCGGCCGGGGCCCCCCAACCGCTCGCAGGCATCGAGGCCAGCACCAGGAAACCCCTTGCCCCGGAGCCCGGACTGGAAGGATTCGCCCCGCCCGGCAGCGGGCAGGATTCCGGCAGCGAGGGGACCGCAGGAAGCAGCTCCATTGTGGACGGACCTTCCGGGGCAGGCGGAGCACCCGCCCCCGATTCACTCGCCGGCCCCGGCGGGACAACGGCCGTTGTTCCCGAACCCGCCACCGTGGATCCCACGGCGCCTTCGGACACCCCGTCAGCCGGCTCGACCGGCGATCCCACTCAGGGCCAATCCACGGCCTCACCCACGCAGAACGCAGGCACCACGACTCCAACCGATTCTGCGACCGCGAGCCCCACGTATCCTGCCGCGACTGACCCGCCCACACAAGTCACCACCAGCCCATCCGGTCCGACAGGCAGCCCAAGTCCCACATCTGATCCCGATCCGTCCGTTCCCGATCCATCGATGACCCCAACCGGCCTGGCCACGGAGGCTACGGGCAGCACGGTAGCGCAGGCCACGCCGCTTGAATCGGCAACCACGTCCTCTGGAGTTGCTGTTGCAACGTCCCCGACCACCTCTCCGGCGGCCTGA
- a CDS encoding LuxR C-terminal-related transcriptional regulator gives MDGQFQRADQPEGLYTGPDHQGNPQQAAELMAKQLQGTNAAVRELLLALSVGFALPGPLPAALQQKIGNGAVEDLDVLVDRAEAAGLLRPDGTVVGTAQHALLAATPTAKVHALQRELVDIFASTGQRLGNLARELARGGLTDPRVAAELELAADSALEHNPRLASQLYEEALLAGADPVATAARRAQAAAGDGELDAAARIIDSLLESTDPQDARRCADVAASVWAQRGMLARGADVYSWLGPERVGFSAPLAAVVLIGIGDRPGADAFLQPDAPAASPTLLAATLVQTGQGIFASLGEKPQQGISVLIHASDMLNSAGAALPLPETPAALAALLALHTGEPHLAETICRAAAAAGQGGNAAQPRLLLLQAWASMMQDKLEDARLAATEAAKVNHWPLVPRDEFMCAALEVGLARRNGDVPELLRAWERAREAMLHTSVDLYNLLPWGELLIAAARLRETRRVAHYLEEAWKLLNRLGEPPLWAVPLHWSAVQAALLNESPADLAPHATALARASAHSQLAAVLATAGKAWVSVLAGRFRTVDVEGAARLLGVVGMPWEGARLAGHAAARADERRDMMRLLACARDLHPQGSPAGGASGPQVPAGTAAGSGGKTHQPDGSGLSEREKEVARLVLEGKTYREIGEAIYISPRTAEHHIARIRRRLGAENRSDLLARLRLALGVEHSQHMNPQQE, from the coding sequence ATGGACGGGCAGTTTCAACGGGCGGACCAGCCCGAAGGCCTGTACACGGGACCGGACCACCAGGGGAATCCGCAGCAGGCCGCCGAGCTGATGGCCAAGCAGTTGCAGGGCACCAATGCCGCGGTGCGGGAACTTCTGCTGGCGCTCTCGGTGGGCTTCGCCTTGCCGGGGCCGCTGCCTGCGGCGCTCCAGCAGAAGATCGGCAACGGCGCGGTGGAGGACCTTGATGTCCTGGTGGACCGGGCAGAGGCCGCAGGACTGCTGAGGCCGGACGGCACTGTGGTGGGGACGGCCCAACACGCCCTGCTGGCCGCCACCCCAACTGCCAAGGTTCACGCCCTCCAGCGCGAGCTCGTGGACATCTTCGCTTCTACAGGGCAACGGTTGGGAAACCTCGCCCGCGAGCTGGCCCGGGGAGGCCTCACGGACCCGCGGGTGGCCGCGGAGCTGGAACTGGCCGCGGACAGTGCGCTGGAGCATAACCCCCGTCTTGCGTCCCAGCTCTACGAGGAGGCGCTCCTGGCCGGTGCCGATCCGGTGGCGACGGCAGCGAGGCGCGCGCAGGCGGCAGCCGGTGACGGTGAACTTGATGCCGCGGCCCGCATTATCGACAGCCTCCTGGAGAGCACTGACCCCCAGGATGCCCGGCGGTGTGCGGATGTGGCCGCCTCCGTTTGGGCGCAAAGGGGAATGCTGGCCCGCGGCGCGGACGTCTACAGCTGGCTGGGTCCGGAGCGGGTTGGCTTCTCAGCGCCCCTCGCGGCAGTCGTCCTGATAGGAATCGGAGACCGGCCCGGTGCAGACGCGTTTTTGCAGCCGGACGCTCCGGCAGCTTCCCCCACCCTTCTCGCGGCCACCCTGGTGCAGACGGGCCAAGGAATCTTTGCGTCCCTGGGAGAGAAACCGCAACAGGGCATATCCGTGCTGATCCATGCCTCGGACATGCTGAACTCGGCAGGCGCGGCGCTTCCGCTGCCGGAAACACCAGCCGCACTTGCAGCCCTGCTGGCCTTGCACACCGGTGAGCCGCACCTGGCGGAAACCATCTGCCGGGCTGCGGCAGCCGCCGGGCAGGGAGGCAATGCCGCCCAGCCCAGGCTCCTGCTGCTCCAGGCCTGGGCGTCCATGATGCAGGACAAACTCGAAGACGCCCGGCTCGCCGCCACTGAAGCCGCCAAGGTAAACCATTGGCCGCTGGTCCCGCGGGACGAGTTCATGTGTGCTGCACTCGAGGTTGGGCTTGCCCGCCGGAACGGTGATGTGCCGGAACTCCTCAGGGCGTGGGAACGCGCCCGCGAAGCCATGCTCCATACCTCGGTGGACCTTTACAACCTGCTGCCGTGGGGCGAACTGCTGATTGCTGCTGCCCGCCTGCGGGAGACGCGGCGCGTGGCGCATTACCTGGAAGAGGCATGGAAGCTGCTTAACCGCCTGGGTGAACCTCCGCTGTGGGCTGTTCCCCTGCATTGGTCCGCCGTCCAGGCCGCGCTGCTGAATGAAAGTCCCGCCGATCTTGCCCCGCACGCAACGGCACTGGCACGGGCCTCTGCGCACAGCCAACTTGCCGCAGTCCTGGCCACGGCGGGGAAAGCCTGGGTCTCCGTGCTGGCCGGCCGGTTCCGTACCGTCGACGTGGAGGGCGCGGCCCGGTTGCTGGGCGTTGTCGGGATGCCCTGGGAGGGCGCAAGGCTCGCCGGTCACGCCGCCGCGCGTGCGGACGAGCGGCGGGACATGATGCGCCTGCTCGCCTGCGCCCGGGACCTTCACCCGCAGGGCAGTCCGGCCGGTGGCGCGTCCGGGCCCCAGGTCCCGGCGGGCACCGCTGCCGGGAGTGGCGGCAAAACGCACCAGCCGGACGGGTCTGGGTTGAGTGAGCGGGAAAAGGAAGTGGCCCGGCTGGTGCTTGAGGGTAAAACCTACCGGGAAATCGGTGAGGCCATTTACATCTCGCCAAGGACCGCGGAACACCACATTGCCCGGATCAGGCGCCGCCTGGGCGCGGAAAACCGGTCCGACCTCCTGGCCCGTTTGCGGCTGGCCCTCGGTGTTGAGCATTCCCAGCACATGAATCCCCAGCAGGAATAG
- a CDS encoding IniB N-terminal domain-containing protein has protein sequence MPTLANDLVQFLMHLFGNRKAIQGFLDNPERALAEHGLGNVSLADVDAAMPVVLDYAPITVNASSFEREDNTGAGSAWAGQAAVAAGPAGAAAAIQGGSQGTAHGGANYDHDDHAYAVQQLHQVVNHFSYTTNTTMLDDRDTITDQSVYQNVWAHGDVEQWFDNDAVVASGDHAVAAGDDASIRDANNIRDSYNTDHSTDDSIHAGGDVSIGNEETGVADSFNTDLGLDVEDSFNDNSDSSDYSDHSDNSVSTDMDLDVRDSFNDNSDNSTQNSVEVEDSFNQDSSTTTAVDVNVEDSFQDNSATSIVEDNVVVTDNQLDFAEDNSTQTEVDLDNQTTINDSVVDDSTVL, from the coding sequence ATGCCAACGCTCGCAAACGACCTTGTTCAATTCCTGATGCACCTCTTTGGCAACCGCAAGGCAATCCAGGGGTTCCTGGACAACCCGGAGAGGGCGCTGGCCGAACACGGCCTGGGCAACGTCAGCTTGGCTGACGTTGACGCTGCAATGCCTGTTGTCCTCGACTACGCTCCCATCACTGTCAATGCCTCTTCCTTCGAGCGTGAGGACAACACAGGCGCCGGCAGCGCCTGGGCGGGACAGGCGGCCGTGGCGGCCGGCCCTGCCGGCGCCGCAGCAGCCATTCAGGGCGGAAGCCAGGGGACGGCGCATGGCGGCGCGAACTACGACCATGACGACCACGCCTACGCCGTACAGCAGCTGCACCAAGTGGTAAACCATTTCTCCTACACCACCAACACCACCATGCTGGACGACCGGGACACCATCACGGACCAGTCCGTGTACCAGAACGTCTGGGCGCACGGAGACGTGGAGCAGTGGTTCGACAACGATGCCGTAGTGGCCTCTGGGGACCATGCCGTGGCCGCCGGTGATGACGCAAGTATCCGGGATGCGAACAACATCAGGGATTCATACAACACCGACCACTCGACCGATGACTCCATCCATGCCGGCGGAGACGTCAGCATCGGCAATGAGGAGACGGGCGTTGCCGACTCCTTCAACACTGACCTGGGCCTGGATGTGGAGGACTCCTTCAACGACAATTCGGACAGCTCCGACTACTCCGACCATTCGGACAACTCCGTCAGCACCGACATGGATCTCGATGTCCGTGACTCGTTCAACGACAACTCCGATAACTCCACCCAAAACTCCGTGGAGGTGGAGGACTCCTTCAACCAGGACAGCTCCACCACTACGGCAGTGGATGTGAATGTGGAGGACTCCTTCCAGGACAATTCGGCCACGAGCATCGTCGAGGACAACGTGGTGGTCACGGACAACCAGCTCGATTTCGCGGAGGACAACTCCACCCAGACGGAAGTGGACCTGGACAATCAGACCACCATCAATGACTCGGTGGTTGACGACTCCACCGTGCTGTAA
- a CDS encoding TlpA family protein disulfide reductase, with protein sequence MLAAGGMALTALTLGLSGCAQEDALAKQAKAGDNKNYVAGDGSVTEFAAGDRKEAVQIQGALFNGAAVTPADFQGKVSVLNFWFAACAPCRVEAPLLEELHQEFKDQGVQFFGVNLRDEKPTAEAFEKTFNLTYPSFDDKDGGVLLSVSGLVPPGAVPTTLVLDKQGRVASRVLGEIEKGTLKALITAAVAE encoded by the coding sequence ATGCTCGCTGCCGGCGGCATGGCCCTGACCGCGCTGACACTGGGCCTGTCCGGTTGTGCCCAGGAGGACGCGCTGGCCAAGCAGGCCAAGGCAGGGGACAACAAGAATTACGTTGCCGGCGACGGCTCCGTGACCGAGTTCGCCGCCGGGGACCGCAAGGAAGCCGTGCAGATCCAGGGTGCGCTGTTCAACGGTGCCGCAGTTACCCCGGCCGATTTCCAGGGTAAGGTAAGCGTCCTGAACTTCTGGTTCGCCGCCTGCGCCCCGTGCCGGGTGGAAGCACCGCTCCTCGAAGAGCTGCACCAGGAGTTCAAGGACCAGGGCGTTCAGTTCTTCGGCGTCAACCTCCGGGACGAGAAGCCCACGGCGGAGGCTTTCGAGAAGACCTTCAACCTGACCTACCCGAGCTTTGACGACAAGGACGGCGGCGTCCTGCTGTCCGTGTCCGGCCTGGTACCGCCCGGCGCCGTTCCCACCACCCTGGTCCTGGACAAACAGGGGCGGGTGGCCTCGCGCGTCCTCGGCGAGATCGAGAAGGGCACCCTGAAAGCCCTCATCACCGCCGCCGTGGCCGAGTAG
- the resB gene encoding cytochrome c biogenesis protein ResB yields MSERVNVKKKQSAPLAEAKAQAAVPALGPRGMLRWGWTQLTSMRTALFLLLLLAVAAVPGSLFPQRPANPAVVTQYIKDHPDYGKLLDSLQLYDVYSSAWFSAIYLLLFISLIGCVVPRAIAHYKAVRSQPPRTPQRLSRLPEYGTLEIPSAAGVPASDAINGAAGLLRKRGYRVDVRDADGALPSLGAERGFLKEVGNLVFHTSLIGVLVSVAAGGLFGYSGQRILVEGDTFVNTLVGYDQFNPGTNFQSSQLQPYSLQLDKFNITFDRESKGKFGQPIDFAATVTTKENPDAPPRQEILKVNDPVSLGGTSIYLTGNGYAPVVTIRDGAGNVAMQGPVVAKLQGENYYSSVVIKVPDAQPDQLGFVGFFLPTAFVTDKNVSFSADPELFNPQLTLNSYYGDLGLNTGAPQNVFELDVKNLTPLNARNLAAGGITLAPGSTYTLPDGKGTISFDGVKRYIGVDIHHNPGQGYALVFALLAVAGLILSLYVNRRRVWVRTGTADDGRTMVEYGLLARGEDHRLAGEAAALRKLFSTEWQLAEDRVPDSTPDDPAGSQQTPSRPGDNIAGSVTTPAGPTGPKKDQ; encoded by the coding sequence ATGAGCGAGCGTGTGAACGTAAAGAAGAAGCAATCCGCCCCTCTTGCAGAGGCAAAAGCCCAGGCCGCTGTTCCCGCACTGGGCCCCAGGGGCATGCTGCGGTGGGGCTGGACCCAGTTGACCAGCATGCGCACCGCGCTGTTCCTGCTGCTGCTCCTCGCCGTGGCTGCCGTCCCCGGATCCCTGTTCCCGCAGCGCCCGGCCAACCCGGCCGTGGTGACCCAGTACATCAAGGACCACCCGGACTACGGCAAGCTGCTGGACTCGCTGCAGCTTTATGACGTCTACTCCTCAGCGTGGTTCTCGGCCATCTACCTCCTGCTGTTCATCTCGCTGATCGGCTGCGTGGTGCCCCGCGCCATCGCCCATTACAAAGCCGTGCGCTCCCAGCCGCCGCGTACGCCGCAGCGCCTGTCCCGGCTGCCGGAATACGGCACCCTGGAGATCCCTTCCGCTGCCGGCGTCCCGGCGTCGGACGCCATCAACGGTGCGGCGGGGCTGCTCAGGAAGCGCGGCTACCGGGTGGACGTCAGGGATGCCGACGGCGCCCTGCCGTCCCTGGGTGCCGAACGCGGCTTCCTGAAGGAAGTGGGCAACCTCGTCTTCCATACCTCGCTGATCGGCGTTCTGGTGTCCGTGGCCGCCGGCGGCCTGTTCGGGTACAGCGGCCAGCGGATCCTGGTGGAAGGCGATACGTTCGTGAACACCCTGGTGGGCTATGACCAGTTCAACCCGGGCACCAACTTCCAGTCCAGTCAGCTGCAGCCGTACTCGCTCCAGCTGGACAAGTTCAACATCACGTTCGACCGCGAGTCCAAGGGCAAGTTCGGCCAGCCCATCGACTTTGCCGCCACCGTGACCACCAAGGAAAACCCGGACGCTCCGCCCAGGCAGGAGATCCTCAAGGTCAACGACCCCGTGAGCCTGGGCGGCACCAGCATCTACCTCACCGGCAACGGCTACGCGCCGGTGGTGACCATCCGGGACGGCGCCGGCAACGTGGCCATGCAGGGCCCCGTGGTGGCCAAGCTGCAGGGCGAGAACTACTACTCCTCCGTGGTGATCAAGGTCCCGGACGCCCAGCCCGACCAGTTGGGCTTCGTGGGCTTCTTCCTCCCCACCGCGTTCGTTACGGACAAGAACGTCTCGTTCAGCGCCGACCCGGAGCTGTTCAACCCCCAGCTGACCCTGAACTCCTACTACGGGGACCTGGGCCTGAACACCGGTGCCCCGCAGAATGTCTTCGAACTGGACGTCAAGAACCTCACGCCGCTCAATGCACGGAACCTGGCCGCGGGCGGCATAACGCTTGCCCCGGGCTCCACCTACACATTGCCGGATGGCAAGGGAACCATCAGCTTCGACGGCGTGAAGCGCTACATCGGCGTGGACATCCACCACAACCCGGGCCAGGGGTACGCCCTGGTCTTCGCCTTGCTGGCCGTGGCCGGCCTGATCCTCTCGCTCTACGTCAACCGCCGGCGCGTCTGGGTACGGACGGGCACCGCTGATGACGGCCGCACCATGGTGGAATACGGGCTCCTGGCCCGCGGTGAGGACCACCGCCTGGCCGGCGAGGCAGCTGCGCTCCGGAAACTGTTCTCCACGGAGTGGCAGCTGGCCGAAGACCGTGTTCCGGACTCCACCCCGGATGACCCTGCCGGGTCCCAGCAAACTCCCAGCCGACCGGGCGATAATATAGCAGGCTCCGTCACCACCCCAGCAGGCCCCACCGGGCCCAAAAAGGACCAGTAA
- a CDS encoding histidine phosphatase family protein yields MPQATVHLLRHGEVHNPDGVLYGRLPEFHLSELGQEMARTLAEHFRQRAERGARITYLAASPLDRAQETARPTSEALHLEIHTDERIIEAENYFEGMKVTKAELRRPRHWPHLVNPLRPSWGEPYKEQAARVAAAAQDARLRAIELAAGDFGANGPEAILVSHQLPIWATRLSAEGRPLWHDPRKRECTLTSVTSLVFDDDGSLVRVEYSEPAAALLPGAASTPGA; encoded by the coding sequence ATGCCCCAAGCCACTGTCCATCTGCTCCGCCACGGCGAGGTCCATAATCCCGACGGCGTTCTCTATGGGCGGCTTCCCGAATTCCACCTCTCCGAACTGGGGCAGGAGATGGCCCGGACGCTCGCCGAGCACTTCCGGCAGCGCGCCGAACGCGGCGCCCGCATCACTTACCTGGCCGCCTCCCCGCTTGACCGTGCGCAGGAAACCGCGCGGCCGACGTCGGAAGCTCTGCATCTGGAGATCCACACCGACGAGCGGATCATCGAAGCGGAAAACTACTTTGAGGGCATGAAGGTCACCAAGGCCGAGCTCCGCAGGCCCAGGCACTGGCCGCACCTGGTCAATCCGCTGCGCCCGTCCTGGGGCGAACCGTACAAGGAGCAGGCAGCGCGGGTGGCGGCTGCCGCGCAGGATGCGCGGCTGCGGGCCATCGAACTGGCTGCCGGCGATTTTGGTGCCAACGGCCCCGAGGCCATCCTGGTAAGCCACCAGCTGCCTATCTGGGCCACCCGGCTGAGCGCCGAGGGCAGGCCCCTGTGGCACGACCCGCGCAAGCGCGAGTGCACCCTGACATCCGTTACGTCCCTGGTGTTCGACGACGACGGCTCGCTTGTGCGGGTCGAGTACAGCGAACCCGCGGCGGCCCTTCTTCCCGGTGCCGCCAGCACCCCTGGAGCCTAG
- a CDS encoding YceI family protein has protein sequence MALPADVTTGTWTLDNSHSEIGFTVRHAGISKVRGQFTDADATLDLAQDVADSKINATIKTASFDSGDANRDGHVKGEDFFDVEKFPEISFVSNGLVAKGNSYELTGDLTIKGVTRPVTLDTEFNGVAVDPFGNTRAGVSAETTISRKDFGLTWNAVLEAGGVLVSDKVAINLELAFIAPAA, from the coding sequence ATGGCACTTCCCGCAGACGTCACCACCGGCACCTGGACCCTGGACAACTCCCACAGCGAAATCGGCTTCACAGTCCGGCACGCAGGCATCAGCAAAGTCCGCGGCCAGTTCACCGACGCCGACGCCACCCTGGACCTGGCCCAGGATGTGGCCGACTCCAAGATCAACGCCACCATCAAGACCGCCAGCTTCGACTCCGGCGACGCCAACCGCGACGGCCACGTCAAGGGCGAAGACTTCTTCGATGTGGAGAAGTTCCCCGAGATCTCCTTCGTGTCCAACGGTTTGGTGGCCAAGGGCAACAGCTACGAACTCACCGGCGACCTGACCATCAAGGGCGTCACCCGCCCGGTGACCCTGGACACCGAGTTCAACGGTGTGGCCGTTGACCCGTTCGGCAACACCCGCGCCGGCGTCTCCGCCGAGACCACCATCAGCCGCAAGGACTTCGGCCTGACCTGGAACGCGGTCCTCGAAGCCGGCGGCGTGCTGGTGAGCGACAAGGTTGCCATCAACCTTGAGCTTGCGTTCATCGCTCCCGCAGCATAA
- a CDS encoding cytochrome c biogenesis CcdA family protein: MNSPFAEAILSGSLLLAIPVALLAGLVSFLSPCVLPLVPGYLGYVTGLSGVDLEKQKRGRMLAGIGLFVLGFSVIFVLLGGAFGQLGTLITGSQNAWITQLLGVLVIIMGIVFMGGFSWLQRDAKIHAKPPAGLWGAPLLGLTFGLGWAPCIGPTYSAVQLLSLSGGSSAAKGAFLAFVYSLGLGIPFLLIALALRRGMGVMAFFRRHRLAIQRTGGGILVVLGLLMATGVWGAWVTGLQYWFQTDVKLPI, from the coding sequence GTGAACAGCCCCTTCGCGGAAGCCATCCTCAGCGGCTCCCTCCTGCTGGCCATTCCGGTGGCATTGCTCGCCGGACTGGTTTCCTTCCTTTCTCCCTGCGTCCTTCCCTTGGTTCCCGGCTACCTGGGCTACGTCACGGGCCTGAGCGGCGTGGACCTGGAAAAGCAAAAACGCGGCCGGATGCTGGCCGGGATCGGGCTGTTCGTCCTGGGCTTTTCCGTGATCTTTGTCCTGCTGGGCGGCGCGTTCGGCCAGCTGGGCACGCTCATCACCGGCAGCCAGAACGCCTGGATCACCCAGCTCCTGGGGGTGCTGGTGATCATCATGGGCATCGTCTTCATGGGCGGCTTCAGCTGGCTGCAGCGGGACGCGAAAATCCATGCCAAACCGCCGGCCGGGCTCTGGGGTGCGCCGTTGCTGGGCCTGACCTTCGGGCTGGGCTGGGCGCCGTGCATCGGCCCCACCTATTCGGCCGTGCAGCTGTTGAGCCTTTCCGGCGGATCCTCAGCCGCCAAGGGCGCCTTCCTGGCGTTCGTCTACAGCCTGGGACTGGGCATTCCGTTCCTGCTGATCGCGCTGGCCCTGCGCCGGGGGATGGGCGTGATGGCGTTCTTCCGCAGGCACCGCCTGGCCATCCAGCGCACCGGTGGCGGAATCCTGGTGGTGCTGGGGCTGCTGATGGCCACGGGTGTGTGGGGAGCCTGGGTGACCGGCCTGCAGTACTGGTTCCAAACCGACGTGAAGTTGCCGATCTGA